A section of the Epinephelus moara isolate mb chromosome 3, YSFRI_EMoa_1.0, whole genome shotgun sequence genome encodes:
- the LOC126386808 gene encoding NACHT, LRR and PYD domains-containing protein 12-like: MERLQRWLWPGPGPGPGPMSMKTDFSTKESAELRDEQRDIPNSPVPCCLSMKSDRSMADPLYFKDGTCSVDKSFFRVDQETSEVPAGHSAHQTDLDSIFMLLEENIVSFVKNELKMFLRVLTLDGTECLGRQSEDEEVLGGEDEEQKRSSREAFLKITLNFLKIMKQEELADCLQSKTPAFCQCKLKSNLLRKFQFMFEGIAKTGNPTLLNQIYTELYITEGGTAKVNDEHEVRQIETASRKLDRPKTTIRQEDIFKASPGDKPIRTVMTKGVAGIGKTVLTQKFTLDWAEDKANQDIQFTFPFTFRELNVLKEKKYSLVELVHLFFTETKEAGICRFQEFQVVFIFDGLDECRLPLDFHNNEILTDVTESTSVDVLLTNLIRGKLLPSARLWITTRPAAANQIPPDCVDMVTEVRGFTDPQKEEYFRKRFRDEEQASRIISHIKTSRSLHIMCHIPVFCWITATVLEDVMKTREEGELPKTLTEMYIHFLVVQTKVKNIKYDGGAETDHHWSPESRKMIESLGKLAFDQLQKGNLIFYESDLTECGIDIRAASVYSGVFTQIFKEERGLYQDKVFCFVHLSVHEFLAALHVHLTFISSGVDLLMEEQSTCQSSTPTADKSAVKRFYQSAVDKALESPNGHLDLFLRFFVGLSLQTNQDLLRGLLTQTGCCSPTNQETVQYIKKKIRENPCAEKNINLFHCLNELKDHSLEDEIQLFLISGRLSTDKLSPAQWSALVFILLSSEKDLDVFDLKKYSPSEEALLRLLPVVKASNKALLSVCKLSEKSCEALSSAVSCQSSRLRELDLGDNDLQDSGVKTLSAGLKSPHCRLETLRLYQSSLTEDCCQVLAAVLSSESSTLTELDLSNNNLQDSGLMQLCAGLESLHCKLKTLRLSICNLSERSCEALASVLGSQSSSLRELDLNGNYLQDSGVKLLLVGLESPYCRLETLRLNQTSLTDESCPEFSAALSSNSSTLTELDLSNNDLQDSGVALLSSGLESPNCTLETLSLSGCLITEEGCVSLASALSSNPSHLRELDLSYNHPGDSGVKLLSAGLEDPRWRLDTLRLDHGGVQRLKPGLRKYACDLTLDPNTAHRKLQLSKDLRKVTVVAHEHKCADRPERFNCWFQLLCKNGLTGRCYWEVERRGAVYVGVTYSGIRRRGQGVDCKLGGSSKSWSVYCSDENYFVWHDDRRTAVRTDPSSVSHRVGVYVDCPAGTLSFYRVSSDTLIHLHTFYCTVTEPLYPGFRFGFGFFGSSVSLLQLEDKTNTHRGPK; the protein is encoded by the exons ATGGAGAG GTTACAGCGATGGTTATGGCCTGGACCaggacctggacctggaccaATGTCCATGAAGACAGATTTTTCAACAAAAGAATCTGCTGAGCTCAGGGATGAACAGCGAGACAT aCCAAACAGTCCTGTTCCCTGCTGTTTGTCCATGAAGAGTGATCGTTCTATGGCAGACCCTCTTTATTTCAAAGATGGAACCTGCTCTGTTGATAAAAG ttttttcaGAGTTGATCAGGAGACATCAGAGGTTCCTGCtggtcactctgctcatcaAACAGACCTGGACTCCATATTTATG CTGCTTGAGGAGAACATTGTCAGTTTTGTGAAGAACGAGCTGAAGATGTTTCTGAGGGTCCTGACATTAGATGGCACAGAGTGCTTGGGCAGGCagagtgaggatgaggaggtgTTGGGCGGTGAGGATGAAGAGCagaagaggagcagcagagaggcgTTTCTGAAGATCACACTGAACTTCCTGAAGATAATGAAGCAGGAGGAGCTGGCTGACTGTCTGCAGAGCA AAACTCCTGCATTTTGCCAGTGCAAACTCAAATCTAATCTTCTGAGGAAGTTCCAGTTCATGTTTGAGGGGATCGCTAAAACAGGAAACCCAACCCTTCTGAATCAGATCTACACAGAGCTCTACATCACAGAGGGAGGGACTGCAAAGGTCAATGATGAACATGAGGTCAGACAGATTGAAACAGCATCCAGGAAACTAGACAGACCAAAAACAACCATCAGACAAGAAGACATCTTTAAAGCCTCACCTGGAGACAAACCAATCAGAACAGTGATGACAAAGGGAGTGGCTGGCATTGGGAAAACAGTCTTAACACAGAAGTTCACACTGGACTGGGCCGAAGACAAAGCCAACCAGGACATACAGTTCACATTTCCATTCACTTTCAGAGAGCTGAAtgtgctgaaagagaaaaagtacAGCTTGGTGGAACTTGTTCATCTCTTCTTTACTGAAACCAAAGAAGCAGGAATCTGCAGATTTCAAGAGTTCCAGGTTGTGTTCATCTTTGACGGTCTGGATGAGTGTCGACTTCCTCTGGACTTCCACAACAATGAGATCCTGACTGATGTTACAGAGTCCACCTCAGTGGATGTGCTGCTGACAAACCTCATCAGGGGGAAACTGCTTCCCTCTGCTCGCCTCTGGATAACCACACGAcctgcagcagccaatcagatcccTCCTGACTGTGTTGACATGgtgacagaggtcagagggtTCACTGACCCACAGAAGGAGGAGTACTTCAGGAAGAGATtcagagatgaggagcaggcCAGCAGAATCATCTCCCACATCAAGACATCACGAAGCCTCCACATCATGTGCCACATCCCAGTCTTCTGCTGGATCACTGCTACAGTTCTGGAGGATGTGATGAAGaccagagaggaaggagagctgCCCAAGACCCTGACTGAGATGTACATCCACTTCCTGGTGGTTCAGACCAAAGTGAAGAACATCAAGtatgatggaggagctgagaCAGATCATCACTGGAGTCCAGAGAGCAGGAAGATGATTGAGTCTCTGGGAAAACTGGCTTTTGATCAGCTGCAGAAAGGCAACCTGATCTTCTATGAATCAGACCTGACAGAGTGTGGCATCGATATCAGAGCAGCCTCAGTGTACTCAGGAGTGTTCACACAGATCtttaaagaggagagaggactgtacCAGGACAAGGTGTTCTGCTTTGTCCATCTGAGTGTTCATGAGTTTCTGGCTGCTCTTCATGTCCATCTGACCTTCATCAGCTCTGGTGTTGATCTCCTGATGGAGGAGCAGTCAACCTGCCAGAGTTCCACACCAACAGCAGACAAATCTGCAGTGAAACGCTTCTACCAGAGTGCTGTGGACAAGGCCTTAGAGAGTCCAAACGGACACCTTGACTTGTTCCTCCGCTTCTTTGTAGGTCTTTCCCTGCAGACCAATCAGGATCTTCTACGAGGCCTGCTCACTCAGACAGGATGTTGCTCACCCACCAATCAGGAAACAGTCCAATACATCAAGAAGAAAATCAGAGAGAATCCCTGTgcggaaaaaaacatcaatctgTTTCACTGTCTGAACGAGCTGAAGGACCATTCTCTAGAAGACGAGATCCAACTGTTTCTGATTTCAGGACGTCTCTCCACAGATAAACTGTCTCCTGCTCAGTGGTCAGCTCTGGTCTTCATCTTACTGTCATCAGAAAAGGATCTGGACGTGTTTGACCTGAAAAAATATTCACCTTCAGAGGAGGCTCTTCTGAGGCTGCTGCCAGTGGTCAAAGCCTCCAACAAAGCTCT GTTAAGTGTCTGTAAGCTATCAGAAAAAAGCTGTGAAGCTTTGTCCTCAGCTGTTAGCTGTCAGTCCTCTCGTCTTAGAGAGCTGGACCTGGGTGACAACGACCTGcaggattcaggagtgaagACACTGTCCGCTGGACTGAAGAGTCCACACTGTAGGCTGGAAACACTAAG GTTATATCAATCAAGCCTCACAGAAGACTGCTGTCAGGTGCTCGCTGCAGTTCTCAGTTCAGAGTCCTCCACTCTGACAGAGCTGGACCTGAGTAACAACAACTTGCAGGATTCAGGATTGATGCAACTCTGTGCTGGGCTGGAAAGTCTGCACTGCAAACTGAAAACTCTGAG GCTCAGTATCTGCAATCTGTCAGAGAGAAGCTGTGAAGCTCTGGCCTCAGTTCTTGGCTCCCAGTCCTCTAGTCTCAGAGAGCTGGACCTGAATGGAAACTATCTGcaggattcaggagtgaagTTGCTCCTTGTTGGACTGGAGAGTCCATACTGTCGGCTGGAGACTCTCAG GTTGAATCAAACCAGTCTTACGGACGAAAGCTGTCCTGAGTTTTCAGCCGCTCTCAGCTCCAACTCCTCTACTCTAACAGAGTTAGACCTGAGTAACAACGACCTGCAGGATTCAGGAGTGGCGCTACTGTCATCTGGACTGGAGAGTCCAAACTGTACCCTGGAGACCCTCAG TCTGTCAGGCTGTCTGATCACAGAGGAAGGCTGTGTTTCTCTGGCCTCAGCTCTGAGCtccaacccctcccatctgagagagctggacctGAGCTACAACCATCCAGGAGACTCAGGAGTGAAGCTGCTGTCTGCCGGATTGGAGGATCCACGCTGGAGACTGGACACTCTCAG GCTTGATCATGGTGGAGTCCAGAGGCTGAAACCAGGTCTGAGGAAGT ATGCCTGTGATTTGACACTGGACCCGAACACAGCACACAGAAAGCTTCAACTGTCCAAAGACCTCAGAAAAGTGACAGTTGTAGCCCACGAGCACAAGTGTGCAGATCGTCCAGAGAGATTCAACTGCTGGTTTCAGCTGCTGTGTAAAAACGGTCTGACTGGTCGTtgttactgggaggtggagaggagaggagcggtGTATGTGGGAGTGACGTACAGTGGAATCAGAAGGAGAGGGCAGGGTGTTGACTGCAAGCTCGGAGGAAGCAGTAAGTCTTGGAGTGTGTACTGCTCTGATGAGAACTACTTTGTCTGGCACGATGACAGACGAACAGCAGTACGCACCGACCCGTCCTCCGTCTCTCACAGAGTAGGAGTGTATGTGGACTGTCCTGCCGGCACTCTGTCCTTCTACAGAGTGTCCTCTGACACACTGATCCACCTCCACACCTTCTACTGCACAGTCACTGAACCCCTCTACCCTGGGTTTAGATTCGGGTTTGGATTCTTCggttcctctgtctctctgttgcaGCTGGAAGACAAAACCAACACTCACAGAGGGCCAAAGTAA